The Ricinus communis isolate WT05 ecotype wild-type chromosome 8, ASM1957865v1, whole genome shotgun sequence sequence ATGACTAAATCAACTTCGCacctaattttttatatattatattttcttacagTATTCTTTAATGCGGATCATGTACCAAATTATGCTTCTCATAATATCATCAATTCAAAACTTACTGTATAGTctaaattaatcaatagaCTTTTCGACAACCCATTAagtttaatttctattatCTTTCTATTCGATAATGACTGAGTTTAACCtgctaaatttaaatttatttttctattctaCGATTCATAGGACTGATAATTCTCGTGAATTACTTAGAGATCAgttcaatcaaataaaaaatcatccaAAAACTTGTTAATACTTAgtgatatatacatatacaagctcttataaggaattcaattgTCAGTATTGGGATTAGAATAGAACAATTAGCTTATATTATCATTGATCTTAATTCCATTCACTTCATATATTTCTAACTCTACCCACTTCAGATGTTGCCTCCGcttctatatataataaataaataaatattatataatttttttaaaaataaacaatataatttgaatattttatatttaaaaattaactattatacatatctaaattattgaatactaataaataaatatatcttatttatttatcaagtGATTTCCCTTCTTATATCACCTATGTTGATTATTATGCTACTTGCATCCAATTTCACGTATTATCAATTTTGGACTTTTCCTTGAAAATTAACAGAAATTTCCATAAGGAAAATGATATCTATTGCTTAAAAAGTTTGAGAGACAAGAACAAAAAGGATATGATGATGAATAATGCACAGAGAttaaaaaacaatataatcataatagtttctatttgtatagtcttattattaaatctaaattaatgattgaggtttattatttaataaataattagttaatttctaaatgttaaaaatttaatttttttattaaaattttaactatttaatttaaaaataaaaataacgattataaatataaactattgTATTCAAGTAGGGCGTCAAAGGATCCGGATCCGAAATccatttcattttataattaaataaagaaagtctAAGAGTAGAATGATATTTCTGGTCATGAATAAATATATCCGTCCTGCTAGAAAAGGAATTACATTTTCCATATCAAAGGTGCTACAAGGAGAACCGACAAtcccgaaaaagaaaaagaaaaagaaaaaagcacgAACAGAGTAGGATTCCCTTTAACTTGACAAAATCGAAGACTTTAGATAGATCATAAAAAGAAGCAAAGGCTTTTGCTTTTGACGGCAAACCCTACTGTGACAGAGACTACTCTTTGTTGCTAGAAAGTAGAAATGCTTTTAAGCAGATAGCAAGTCATCTATCAACATGGAATTCCACTTGAAAGCataaaaacattttaaaaatttcctTAGCTATTGCTGATGTATTTTGATCAAGTTAATTCCAAAAAAGAGAGCTGCTATATTTCTTTGTAATTCATTCAACAGTAATGCAATATAACATGAACAGTGGAGAAAAACCTAAAGATTAAATGCAAGATAATAGTAATgctaataatcataataattcaTCTTAGACATCAAATGGGAATGACTGCTGATTTTGCTGATACACATCACACCAAACTGATATTGCAAAGCTGAACGAGTCCACAAATGTAAAAAGCAGTTCTTCTTTCCCAAaactttagaaaaaaaaaaaaaaaaaaagaagaaaggtacGAAGATATTGCAAGTGGTTCATCATGATTTAATGGGTATAGTATCAAATTGCACATATCTGACTCAGCACACCAGTCTATCAATTTTTAACTCAGATACTAGCTGTTGATTAAGGATAAATACAGGTAGCCAAACCCATTTGCTATTTTATCCTGACATGCCTGCCACTGGCGATATGCCATATGAAGCCTGATGCAGTGTCGGCAACTTCCATTTTTAACGAGCCTATCTCTGTTTCTTTTGCCGACTTTTCAGAGACACAACTTCAACATCTGTAATGTATGCATGTGTTAGCATTTTGTAGAGTGACCATTCAGATATTCTTAGCTAGCTAATCCTGGGAGGCAGCATTGGCGCAGCTCTCTAGACAGTTGATCACACCAATGTATGACTtaatagaaacaaaaaaatatataatattatcttatggatttatataaaatagttgAGTCACTTCTTGAACTCATTCCGCAGTTTTGCATGTCTAAAATCATGAGTTGTATTAAGAAACTGCAGCAGATTAATTTCACAGTCTGAAAATGTTCTGATATTGGACTTGAATGGAGTGGTTCTGATATTCTTTCTCTGGTATCATTGATAAGATAAAcgattcttcttttttagaaaaaagaaaaagaagaagaagaagaagaaagaatcgAATCCTTAATATATGGTCTGTTTACAGGGGGGCAGGTACTGGACCCTTAGGCAAGATAGAATTAAAGTTAGCATATAATTgccagaaaataaaattaaaattacagtCTTATTTTGTTGTATCAATTTCATATCTACTTAGGAAAGTATACAtagttatataaatatcatgCCAAATCAAGACTTCGGATTGCAGATTTATATGCACAAGACAAACagacttattttcttattattaaacatAACAAAAGGCCAAGACAGTTGGAGTTACTAAAACCATTTACACACCACAATAAGCCTTGAGAGCAGATTGAGCTCTCTGACCAGCCTCTGTATAGTAGAATCCAAGGAACTCAACATGATCAAAGGGCTTAAACAGCAAAGGATGTTCTTCATCGATCAGCTCCTCTGGGGCTTTAACAATGTACCCAGCTTTCGGGATCGAAAACAATCCACAAGAATACCTCGCTTCATTTCCGGTCATCATAACACGGTGATAGGGAGAGTGCAATCGGCCATTTGCCCAAGCCTGGAAACATCGCACCATGTCCAAGTTATCAAGAAACTCAATTCGAGGACTCTTTAACTAGAtgaatcattatttttattattacgcTAAAGCTCAGCTTTATTTTGCTCTGGGAAATGCATTCAActcgattaattaaaaatttagaaccAAATTGAGCTCAATTCGCCATTCTAATTGCCTGACTCGGAATTCGAGAATTAATTGTTTGAATggtaactaaatttttattttatagtatttttgttgttgagctttaatttgtatcattttGATATCCAAACTTCAATTATAGTATTACGGTAAAGTGAATTGAAGTAATTTATTGCTTCTGTAGCATGAGAACTATTTAATATtcaactaattttaaattaagggTACTACTAATTTTAAAGTTTGTCAATAGCAAACTTTAAAGGGGTCCCATTATTTGTCATGATCTCGTTCCCTTATAGACCATACAAAATGTGGGGTGGAGTAGCTTTCTCCTCCGTCCTTTTCTTTCACATGTATTATTGTCTTTCTCATGTACATTTCGTGCCTTAATACGGGGGCCTTAGCGTTTGTGTCGCCAAATGAGTTCCCAgattcatctttttctttttattattttaaaatattatattatttaatattttattaaaacttaaaatttattaagaatttatcttattaaaaagaaaaaagatataaaaaataatataatttaaaaataattctttatattataatatatattgaaaaagtcatatagaattcatttgtaaattctatatattttgttatattttattttaagatatgACTAATTTtacacaaatttaatttatggtTAGAATTAGAAGTAAAATTTAAGTAGGACTAAGCAATAAATCACCTAAATTTAAAGCCCAATgagatttatatttaaagtttggatatcaaaatgatataaattaaaatttaatattaaaaatacaataaagaTGAAAGGGATAAGTGTTCAATTTTCTTCCCAAATTTATATCTAAGAGTTAAATacatctaatttaaaaaaattcagcaAATAACCCCttgaatttatgtttaaaattttaatacacCCAATTTTAGCATTTTCAGCAAAAAAACCCCATGAACTTGTGGCTCATGGTCAAATACACCTggtttaaactttttatatattagatttttaggtttaaattgaattataaaaatttaaaataatatttatttcatcaaTTTACTGATACAATATTTAGTGACGCACTACACAAGAAAGTATttgacaaaatttaaaatttgaatttaattcaCTCAAAAATGACAAGTTATGGGCCTTTTATTAAGAAAGTTagaatttaacttatttaatccttaaaaaattaaaaatttgacttttttaatacttttaattttaggtaaattaaattaaattttaaattttgctaATATGCTCTATATAGGGCATCATTAGATATtgttttagtaaattaatcaaaatctaaaaatcaaatattttttcacatttaaaaaagtttaaattgagTGTATTTAACCTTTGGACACAAGTTTAAAGGTAATTtgcttaaaaaattaaaactggaTATATTTGacctttaaatataaattaatgaagCTATTTcctgaaaaaatttaaaattgatgtACTGACccttaaatataatttcaagCACAATTTgcttaaatgaaaatttaatcaCCATCCATGCAATTAATTCCGAAATTCAAATATTAGACTTATCAACTTCgaaaatttttaagatttgaaAGTCTAAATATATCATAACTAATTGGTAATTTTCCTCATTTCCACCCTAAAAATCATCTAGCAATATTAGAGATAATTATTCCCTGAAAAAgggatatagaaaatgaaagggGAAGAACTTACGAGAAGAGAATCTCCAATCATGACGACAAAAGAGTCTGGTGAGAGTTTCACTGTGATCCACTCAccatttttagtttttaccTCCAACCCATCAACCTGATTTTGGAACAATATGGtaacaatatttttatcaGTATGAGGATGTAGGCCAAGCTTTGCCTCACTGGTTTCAGGACCCTTATACTTCATCACCCTGAGAAGGTAATCTGTTGAGTTCATATGTTCATCCATGTATTTCTCAAGACCAAGGCTCTCTACAATCATCCTTCGAACTACTTTATCCAATTTTGATACTTGCTCCGAAAATGATTGTACAGTTTTACTGtcaaaatagatatttttttattagtatagaAATAAGTACGCGAGCAAGTTGCATTAATTTACTAGCAGAGGAACTCATAGgccattataatttttataaaaattattataattcaaGATTAATG is a genomic window containing:
- the LOC8271354 gene encoding probable 2-oxoglutarate-dependent dioxygenase AOP1.2, producing the protein MGSETPLKLPAIDFSTENLKPGTVEWELVKTQVRNALEEYGCFEAFFSRVHNDLKKGVFGAIEELFELPLQTKLKNVSRKPFHGYVGQYPQAPLYESMGIEDPDTVEKVESFTSVLWPQGNLTFSKTVQSFSEQVSKLDKVVRRMIVESLGLEKYMDEHMNSTDYLLRVMKYKGPETSEAKLGLHPHTDKNIVTILFQNQVDGLEVKTKNGEWITVKLSPDSFVVMIGDSLLAWANGRLHSPYHRVMMTGNEARYSCGLFSIPKAGYIVKAPEELIDEEHPLLFKPFDHVEFLGFYYTEAGQRAQSALKAYCGV